The Vibrio syngnathi DNA window ATATGTCTGAATTTTGAGGGTTTGTTGGGTTATATGACTTTATTTAAAAGTAGAGCGTATGACTGAAATTCATACACTCTATAGTTGAACTGTCCAACCATTCGGGGATCTATTGGTATGAGATGCTTATGGTCATCGATACCTAGAAAGTAAAACTCAGTCCGACATTGGCTTGAAATTGGTTCATCCAGTCGGTATCAAAGCGGATGATGCACTCTTGCCCGTTGCTCGGGATGTTACAAACACCGGAGGTGTCGTTATCGACAACGGTACCTAGCCAACGTAGTTGTGTATTCAATGCTATGCGATCGCTAAATTTGTATTCCAAGCCACCAAAGATAGAGGTTGAGAACCCATACTTATCTTTTGCCCAGTCTACATCGACGTAAGAAGCACCAAGGCCTAATCCCAAGTAACCAGACAACACCGGAGAAGCTGGGTAGTAAATGCTACTTTGAAAGTGCAGGTATTGGATGGAGGAGCTTAGGTTGAGCGTTTCTAATTCAGAGCTTTGATTAGAATAGAAAAAGCCGATGCGTCCTTGCTCGAGTGGTGTTTCAATCGCAAAGGTGTAGTTTTCAGACCCTTTCATATCATAGGTTTTACCGTCCTGGTCTTCGACACTGCCACCGCCGGTATAACCCACCATCGGAGTAACGATGATCTCCGGGGAAGCATACGCATTTGAAACGGAGATCAGCGTAATCAGTGCCATCATATTTGCTTTGTTATTCATGAGTATATCCTTATCCATACACTTACTAATTGTGATGGTTACATCAATATTGTGCGACTAATTTCGACGATTCTTGAAGATACTTCACACACCTGATAGTACTTAAATAGAGACTCGACAAATTAATAATAAGCCAGAGGTGTCTATGGACCATAATCTGAAAAATGCCCTACAAATCACGGTTGTCATCTACGCAATCATTCTCTCATTTGGCTTTATTGCAATTGGTAGTTAATACCATCTATTGCGAGGCTGAGTTTTTATACTCAGGGAATCATGAATAGTGGGATTATAACCAATATTGATACAGCAATAGACTTAGACTATTACGCTAAGTTTATTGCTGGAAAAACAGCACTGGTCGCTCAAGGTGGCGGACAGAGAAGTATTTTTACTTCTGGAGTGCTGGATGCCTTTCTTCTTTCTAACTTTGACCCCTTCGACGAATTTTTTGGTACTTCAGCAGGTGCTCTCAACTTATGCGCTTATCTGTGCCGTAATAAAGGCCTCGGCCGTTCTTTCCTTCTAGACCTCACTACAGCACCTGAATTCTTCAATCTCTTTTCTTATATACGACACAGAAAGAACCTTGGATTAGAATGGGCCTTAGAACAAATCATGGCTTACCCATACAAGCTTGATTTGGATTTAGGACGACAAACGCTAGGCGATCGCCATTTCTATGCAGCCGTAACGGATTCTAAAGACTTACGAGATCACTACTTCCCAGTTTTGGGTGAAGATTGGTACAAAGTGATGATTGCAACCTGTGCGATCCCTCGCTTATACAATGATGAAATCTTTATTGGCGACAATGCTTATGTGGATGGTGGTGTATCAGCATGTATCCCTGTTCAAGAAGCGTGGCGTAGACAAGCCCGTTCCATTGTTGTGATCCGAACTGAGCCAGCGTTAGAGGAAGAGGTTGAGGTTCAAGCTAACAGTACGCGATTAAAAACACCCAAACCGATATCAGCCGAAGAACTGGAATGGTTCCGCGAATCTTTCGACAGTGTTCAAGGTCATTGGCAACAAAAAGTGGAACAGTGGAAAACCGATTGGATCTCGTTCTTTCAACAACAAATCCTCAGCTCAAAAGAACAGAAGCGCGACAGATCGCATTTAGATTTGCTCAATGGTGGTCGATGGTTATTCGGCGCTGATGATATCTATCGTTTGAGTCATTTGATTGGTGATAAGTTTGATTCCGGTTTAGCGGATATGCTGATGGTACATTACCAGACTTACTCATTGACCCAGAATTTTTTGAACTCCCCACCAGACGATGCGTTTGTTGTGCAAATAGCCCCAAGCAAACCGCTGAAATCCAATTCATTAATGAGTAATGAAGAAGATTTACTGCACGATTATGAATTGGGTTTAGAAGCCGGTTACCGATTTGTAGAGACTTATACCTCTACGGAAAATGCCCGCAGTTCATACATGCCACAGTTGGGTTCCATTGCTGCTGAGAAGTAATGCTTGAGGTTGATTAGTCACGACGTTAATTGTTGATGTTATTAACGAAGAATATACTGAAATGAAAAAGGGTTACTGAACTTGGTTCAATAACCCTTTTTTGTCTTTGAAATTATGCTAATCGTTTCACTTTACGTTCAAACATTAAGTGACAGGCAAGATCCTCATACAGTTGGTCGACCCCGCCACATCCATAATATCGCCTTGGGTGACGATCACGAGATCGCCAAACTTAAGATGCTCTTTCTCTTTTAGGCAGGTGAGCGTAGATAGGGCAATGTCAAAGCTGTCCTCGGCTTCTGTCTCAAAGTAGATAGGTGTCACACCTCGATACAAGGTGCAGCGATTAAGTGTTCCTTCGTTACGAGACAGCGCATAGATAGGCATGTCAGCACTTAGGCGAGACATCATCAATGCAGTGCGGCCTGACTCAGTGAGAGTGACTACGCCTTTAATGCCTTCCATATGGTTTGCCGAGTAGATAGTCGCCATCGAAACGGTTTCTTCAGCGGTAACAAAAGTGCGATCAATACGGTAATTGGATTGGTTGTTAATTCCCGCCATCTTTTCAGCACCAATACACACTTCAGCCATTGATTTTACGGTTTCGACCGGATAATCACCTGCAGCAGTTTCACCTGAAAGCATGACCGCATCGGTTCCATCAAGCACCGCATTGGCAACGTCCATGACTTCGGCTCGGGTTGGCATTGGCGCTGAAATCATCGATTCCATCATTTGAGTGGCGGTGATCACCGTTCGGTTAAGCGCTCTAGCACGGCGTATAAGCTGTTTTTGTACTCCGACTAACTCAGGGTCGCCAATTTCCACTCCGAGGTCACCACGAGCCACCATGACGACGTCTGAGGCCATTATGATGTCATCCATGTTCTCAACAGTGGCTACCGTCTCTGCTCGTTCTACCTTTGCTACGAGGTGAGCTTCTAAGCCAGCTTCTCGTGCGAGCTGTCGAGCGTAGTGCATGTCTTCGCCGTTGCGCGGGAAAGACACCGCGAGGTAATCCACTTTGATTTGTGCTGCAGTGACGATGTCGCGCTTGTCTTTTTCTGTCAGCGCTTCTGCGGAAAGGCCGCCGCCTTTCTTGTTGATGCCTTTGTTATTTGAGAGAGGACCACCAATGATGACTTCTGTATGAACACGGCAGCCTTCCACTTTGGTTACTTTTAGCTGAACACGACCATCGTCGAGCAAC harbors:
- a CDS encoding outer membrane beta-barrel protein, which codes for MNNKANMMALITLISVSNAYASPEIIVTPMVGYTGGGSVEDQDGKTYDMKGSENYTFAIETPLEQGRIGFFYSNQSSELETLNLSSSIQYLHFQSSIYYPASPVLSGYLGLGLGASYVDVDWAKDKYGFSTSIFGGLEYKFSDRIALNTQLRWLGTVVDNDTSGVCNIPSNGQECIIRFDTDWMNQFQANVGLSFTF
- a CDS encoding YnhF family membrane protein — encoded protein: MDHNLKNALQITVVIYAIILSFGFIAIGS
- a CDS encoding patatin-like phospholipase family protein, which translates into the protein MNSGIITNIDTAIDLDYYAKFIAGKTALVAQGGGQRSIFTSGVLDAFLLSNFDPFDEFFGTSAGALNLCAYLCRNKGLGRSFLLDLTTAPEFFNLFSYIRHRKNLGLEWALEQIMAYPYKLDLDLGRQTLGDRHFYAAVTDSKDLRDHYFPVLGEDWYKVMIATCAIPRLYNDEIFIGDNAYVDGGVSACIPVQEAWRRQARSIVVIRTEPALEEEVEVQANSTRLKTPKPISAEELEWFRESFDSVQGHWQQKVEQWKTDWISFFQQQILSSKEQKRDRSHLDLLNGGRWLFGADDIYRLSHLIGDKFDSGLADMLMVHYQTYSLTQNFLNSPPDDAFVVQIAPSKPLKSNSLMSNEEDLLHDYELGLEAGYRFVETYTSTENARSSYMPQLGSIAAEK
- the pyk gene encoding pyruvate kinase; translated protein: MTAELRKTKIVTTLGPSTDKGNVLEEIIKAGANVVRMNFSHGTSDDHIQRAENVRAIAKRLGTQIAILGDLQGPKIRVSTFKDGKIQLAVGDQFTLDSSLGLGEGNQQAVGLDYKELPNDVSANDILLLDDGRVQLKVTKVEGCRVHTEVIIGGPLSNNKGINKKGGGLSAEALTEKDKRDIVTAAQIKVDYLAVSFPRNGEDMHYARQLAREAGLEAHLVAKVERAETVATVENMDDIIMASDVVMVARGDLGVEIGDPELVGVQKQLIRRARALNRTVITATQMMESMISAPMPTRAEVMDVANAVLDGTDAVMLSGETAAGDYPVETVKSMAEVCIGAEKMAGINNQSNYRIDRTFVTAEETVSMATIYSANHMEGIKGVVTLTESGRTALMMSRLSADMPIYALSRNEGTLNRCTLYRGVTPIYFETEAEDSFDIALSTLTCLKEKEHLKFGDLVIVTQGDIMDVAGSTNCMRILPVT